A window of Xiphophorus hellerii strain 12219 chromosome 7, Xiphophorus_hellerii-4.1, whole genome shotgun sequence contains these coding sequences:
- the sp5a gene encoding transcription factor Sp5a: protein MAAVAVLRNETLQAFLQDRTPNSSPENCKHSPLALLAATCNRIGHHHGSNHPDFLQVPYDPTLGSPSRLFHPWTNEGSPQSSLAGNSTFGLSSKPQLSAHIQSSFSTHHELPLTPPADPSYPYDFSPVKMLPCSMQSLQSTCPPTYVPAVSYAAPAPIPPQMPGFVTGPSGLVHQQQRQLSPNPGEDIPWWSLQQGNHVGHSSSLGPHRFQLQRSLVLGHTDFAQYQTQIAALLHTKSPLATARRCRRCRCPNCQSSTSSDEPGKKKQHICHIPGCGKVYGKTSHLKAHLRWHSGERPFVCNWLFCGKSFTRSDELQRHLRTHTGEKRFVCPDCCKRFMRSDHLAKHVKTHQNKRSKCHEKTLDHVKREDTRNML from the exons ATGGCAGCGGTGGCTGTTCTGCGGAATGAAACACTGCAAGCTTTTCTCCAG GATCGCACTCCAAACTCCTCTCCAGAGAACTGTAAGCACTCCCCGCTGGCGCTCCTGGCCGCCACTTGTAACCGGATCGGACACCACCACGGATCCAACCACCCAGACTTCCTCCAAGTCCCCTACGATCCCACTCTGGGCTCCCCCTCGCGACTATTTCACCCGTGGACTAACGAGGGGAGCCCCCAAAGCAGCCTGGCCGGCAACTCTACTTTCGGACTATCCTCCAAGCCTCAGCTGTCTGCGCACATCCAGAGCTCCTTCAGCACCCACCACGAACTCCCCCTCACCCCTCCGGCGGACCCCTCGTACCCCTATGACTTCTCCCCGGTTAAGATGTTACCTTGCTCCATGCAGTCCCTCCAGTCCACCTGTCCTCCTACCTACGTCCCTGCCGTCAGCTACGCGGCTCCGGCGCCCATCCCGCCCCAAATGCCGGGCTTCGTGACGGGACCGTCCGGCCTGGTCCACCAGCAGCAGAGACAGTTGTCCCCGAACCCCGGGGAGGACATCCCGTGGTGGAGCCTGCAGCAGGGCAACCACGTCGGCCACTCTTCCTCTCTGGGTCCCCACCGCTTCCAACTGCAGAGAAGCTTGGTGCTGGGGCACACGGACTTTGCGCAATACCAGACGCAAATCGCCGCTCTGCTGCACACCAAGTCGCCCCTCGCGACCGCGCGGAGGTGCAGGCGGTGCAGGTGCCCCAACTGCCAGTCGTCCACCTCCAGCGACGAGCCCGGCAAGAAGAAGCAGCATATCTGCCACATACCGGGCTGCGGGAAGGTTTACGGGAAGACGTCGCACCTCAAGGCGCACCTGAGGTGGCACTCCGGGGAGCGGCCGTTCGTGTGCAACTGGCTGTTCTGCGGCAAGAGCTTCACCAGGTCggatgagctgcagagacaCCTGAGGACTCACACAGGGGAGAAGCGCTTTGTGTGCCCGGACTGCTGCAAGAGGTTCATGAGGAGCGACCATCTTGCCAAACACGTGAAAACCCACCAGAATAAGAGAAGCAAGTGCCACGAGAAGACGCTTGATCACGTCAAGAGAGAGGACACCAGGAATATGTTGTAA